The following proteins come from a genomic window of Posidoniimonas polymericola:
- a CDS encoding DUF7453 family protein — protein MMIRTSRSPRLCWTIALLAILLPAARSQALTPDLEVIAVSGQSALEPIDGYEARSVGARLLGADGQVAFSVLMKGSGIDNWLHSLWRSDQQHTEMVALAGEPAPGTNDGSVYGLLDPQRFVSDGTLYFLSDLSPIGRERSKGLLAHAAGGSATLQARFTETYRDHMSINQNGLTVVFANDRNIYLYEHLSSSPRLAFERGSNAPGFDVDQPLALGVPSLNNQGLFVAGGGLRSSDKNNTGYWTVNQAGDVTQVVREGSPAPHSLPMAEFGDMNLFFRAFPSRAVINDAGQVAFHTGVRLSTTPVDEYEDFAIWATDSAGVLHPIAERSALAPGGGGLVFDYLFEPLISNHGDVVFAGDLRTSSPEQIFSNSGIWKGRVDEDLVPVALEGQQAPGLPTGAVFGDFGFAAEVALEGGSFEVNGSGRVAFTARLRISPDADLELGNSPHGIWAEDLNGELQLIAHTGGTIDVDPDPAAVDERVIQSIWSLGAINGNVSQQYFNDRGQILFTATFTDGTTGVFVSNLVAVPEPAGLALIAAAAGLLRRPRRHAAPI, from the coding sequence ATGATGATACGCACCAGCCGGTCGCCCCGGCTCTGCTGGACGATTGCCCTGCTCGCCATTCTGCTGCCCGCGGCGCGCTCGCAGGCGCTGACGCCGGACCTCGAGGTCATTGCGGTGTCGGGGCAGTCGGCGTTGGAGCCGATTGATGGTTACGAAGCAAGATCCGTTGGAGCTCGCCTGCTCGGAGCAGACGGGCAGGTCGCATTCTCTGTTCTGATGAAAGGAAGCGGCATCGACAACTGGCTGCACTCACTCTGGCGGAGCGACCAGCAACACACCGAGATGGTCGCGTTGGCTGGCGAACCGGCCCCCGGAACCAATGACGGCTCTGTCTATGGTCTCTTGGACCCCCAGCGTTTTGTGTCCGATGGCACGCTCTATTTCCTAAGCGACCTCTCGCCGATTGGCCGTGAAAGATCTAAGGGGCTACTCGCCCACGCCGCGGGCGGTTCAGCCACGCTCCAGGCACGCTTTACAGAGACATACCGCGACCATATGTCCATTAATCAGAACGGCTTGACTGTTGTATTTGCGAACGACAGGAACATCTACCTATACGAACACCTTTCAAGCTCACCGCGATTGGCCTTTGAAAGAGGCTCCAACGCACCGGGATTCGACGTCGACCAACCGCTCGCCCTGGGCGTCCCCAGTCTCAACAACCAGGGTCTGTTCGTAGCCGGAGGTGGGCTTCGAAGCAGCGACAAGAACAACACTGGCTACTGGACAGTCAACCAGGCCGGTGATGTCACCCAGGTCGTGCGTGAGGGATCGCCGGCGCCGCACTCGCTTCCGATGGCTGAGTTCGGAGACATGAATCTCTTCTTTCGAGCGTTTCCTTCTAGAGCGGTCATTAATGACGCCGGCCAGGTGGCGTTTCACACCGGGGTGCGTCTCTCGACAACACCGGTAGACGAGTACGAAGATTTCGCGATCTGGGCAACGGACTCGGCAGGGGTGCTGCATCCCATCGCTGAACGATCCGCGCTTGCTCCAGGAGGCGGTGGCTTGGTGTTTGACTACCTGTTCGAACCGCTGATCAGCAACCACGGCGATGTGGTCTTCGCGGGTGACCTCCGCACGTCCAGCCCGGAGCAGATTTTCAGCAATAGTGGGATTTGGAAGGGGCGTGTCGACGAAGACCTCGTCCCGGTTGCGCTCGAAGGGCAACAGGCCCCAGGGCTGCCAACCGGCGCTGTGTTCGGCGACTTTGGCTTTGCCGCTGAGGTAGCTCTAGAAGGTGGTTCCTTCGAAGTCAATGGAAGCGGCCGCGTCGCGTTCACCGCCCGTCTCCGGATCAGCCCGGACGCCGACCTAGAACTTGGCAACAGTCCGCACGGCATTTGGGCCGAGGACCTGAACGGGGAATTGCAGCTCATCGCGCATACCGGCGGTACGATCGACGTCGACCCCGATCCGGCAGCCGTCGACGAGCGAGTAATCCAAAGTATTTGGAGCCTAGGCGCTATCAACGGCAACGTTAGCCAGCAGTACTTCAACGACCGCGGCCAGATCTTGTTCACCGCCACGTTCACCGACGGGACAACCGGGGTGTTCGTCTCGAACCTGGTGGCGGTCCCGGAGCCGGCCGGCCTTGCGCTGATCGCGGCCGCCGCCGGCCTGCTGCGCCGCCCACGGCGACACGCCGCCCCCATCTAA
- a CDS encoding DUF7453 family protein — protein sequence MSDTILVFGTKQVACPPLTAYPAGAAPITANSGSSALQPLLRSISPAATLFHEGQLMKPLPFSWLGCLPLTAALAILLPVARSQALTPDLAVIAVSGQSAVDAGVDYQFGRVYGRLVGPNGEVAFGADLEGPGDVPSRESLWRNGPQAPQLVALVGDAAPGTADGSVFEAVSPRQFASDGTLFFMSDLAETNNTPSFGLLSHGSVSGSNLLLRFAGQFRPGVDVNENGVIAATVEHSLYRYEGPSYTPQLVFASGDPAPGLDYETPLYLGVVQINKKGEVFVGGGIIREAGTLEQHNLYGYWIADADGSLSKVYLEGDSAPGFAPEYSIPRGYVPFTGDVSFNDAGKVAFWGGVVEFDAIVASPPMYNFKSKMIWTTNESGELEAFVQDGSLAPGTAGGAFSGLLGPSLSSKDDIVFAADVTPSGPEMRSGIWRGSDSEPLAAVALEGQQAPGLPPGVVFSELGWFGPDSGEPSSYEVNGSGRVALHVFLDNNSGVDLGSAPSGIWAEDLNGALTLITHTGAALDVNPDPEIVDQRVIASLSTLGDTYENTSQNYFNDRGQILFTATFTDGTTGVFVSNLVAVPEPAGLALIATAAGLLRRPRRHAAPI from the coding sequence GTGTCGGACACCATTTTAGTTTTCGGGACGAAACAAGTTGCTTGCCCCCCGCTGACCGCCTATCCTGCAGGGGCGGCGCCGATTACCGCAAACAGTGGGTCGTCCGCTCTTCAGCCTTTGCTCCGCTCGATATCTCCTGCCGCGACTCTGTTCCATGAAGGTCAGCTGATGAAGCCGCTACCGTTTTCCTGGCTGGGATGCCTCCCGCTCACGGCCGCTCTGGCCATTCTGCTGCCCGTGGCGCGCTCGCAGGCGCTGACGCCGGACCTCGCGGTCATTGCGGTGTCGGGGCAGTCGGCGGTAGACGCGGGCGTCGATTACCAGTTCGGCAGAGTGTATGGGCGACTGGTCGGCCCGAATGGGGAAGTCGCCTTCGGGGCTGACCTCGAAGGGCCCGGCGATGTGCCGTCGCGAGAGTCCCTGTGGCGGAACGGCCCTCAGGCCCCGCAGCTCGTCGCACTCGTCGGCGACGCGGCGCCAGGAACCGCAGACGGCTCGGTCTTTGAAGCCGTGAGTCCGCGTCAATTTGCGAGCGATGGAACGCTGTTCTTCATGAGCGACCTGGCCGAGACGAACAACACCCCGAGCTTCGGCTTGCTTTCTCATGGGTCAGTGAGCGGCAGCAACCTCCTGCTTCGATTCGCTGGGCAGTTCAGGCCCGGCGTCGATGTGAACGAGAACGGCGTGATCGCCGCCACCGTCGAACATAGTCTCTATCGCTACGAAGGCCCGTCGTACACCCCGCAGCTCGTTTTCGCTTCGGGAGATCCAGCGCCAGGCCTCGACTACGAAACGCCACTCTATCTCGGCGTGGTCCAGATCAACAAGAAGGGTGAAGTCTTCGTTGGAGGCGGCATCATCAGGGAAGCCGGCACCCTAGAGCAGCATAATTTGTACGGCTACTGGATCGCGGATGCGGACGGAAGTCTCAGCAAAGTATACCTAGAGGGCGATTCCGCCCCGGGCTTTGCGCCAGAGTATAGTATCCCTCGAGGGTACGTCCCTTTCACAGGTGACGTTAGTTTCAACGACGCGGGGAAGGTGGCCTTTTGGGGCGGTGTCGTCGAGTTCGATGCCATAGTCGCCTCCCCTCCCATGTATAATTTTAAGAGTAAAATGATATGGACGACTAACGAATCGGGTGAGCTAGAAGCGTTTGTCCAGGATGGCTCCCTGGCGCCGGGAACGGCCGGGGGCGCGTTTTCGGGGCTCTTAGGGCCTTCGCTCAGCAGCAAGGACGACATCGTATTCGCCGCCGACGTGACGCCGAGTGGACCGGAAATGCGCAGCGGGATCTGGCGGGGCTCCGATTCAGAACCGCTCGCCGCGGTCGCTCTCGAGGGGCAGCAGGCGCCGGGCCTGCCACCCGGCGTGGTATTCTCCGAGCTAGGCTGGTTCGGCCCCGACTCCGGCGAGCCTTCGAGCTACGAGGTCAACGGCAGCGGCCGGGTCGCGCTGCATGTGTTCCTCGACAACAACTCCGGCGTCGACCTCGGCTCGGCGCCGAGCGGGATCTGGGCAGAAGACCTCAATGGCGCCCTTACCCTCATCACCCACACAGGCGCCGCGCTCGACGTGAACCCCGATCCGGAGATCGTTGACCAGCGCGTCATCGCAAGCCTGTCGACCCTCGGCGACACCTACGAAAACACCTCGCAGAACTACTTCAACGACCGCGGCCAGATCTTGTTCACCGCCACCTTTACCGACGGCACAACTGGCGTGTTTGTCTCGAACCTGGTGGCGGTCCCGGAGCCGGCCGGCCTTGCATTGATCGCGACCGCCGCCGGACTGCTGCGCCGCCCGCGGCGACACGCCGCCCCCATCTAA